One Hydrogenobaculum sp. 3684 genomic window, GAATGCAAAGATAAGGGACAACGAACTTCAAAAGATACCGATACTTTTAGTGGTTGGGGATAAAGAGGTGCAAGAAAAGTCACTTTCTGTTAGAAGTAAAAATGAAGAATTCCAAGGTGTTATGAATGTTTATGATTTTATAGAAAAGCTAAAAACTGCTATTCAAAATAAAAGATGATATTGTTTATAAGCGCCACAGATACAGGCGTTGGTAAGACTTATATTAGCTCTATTTTGGTGGAATATTTAAAAAATAAAGGTGTAAACGTTGATTATATAAAGCCTATAGAAACTGGTGTTGATGAAAAACCAGAAGATGCTTACAAAATAAGTAGTATTTTAGGTAAACCATGGCAAGAAAGCGTAATATATACCTTCAAAAAACCAATGTCGCCCTATGCTTGCTCTTTAGATGAAAAAGTAGATATAAATGTTGATAAAATCGTTGAAACAATAAAAGAAAGAGAACAAAAAGCTAGTGTGCTTATAGTGGAAGGAGCAGGTGGTATTGCTGTGCCTATAAAGGTAAAACCTTTGATAGATTATGCATATCTAATCAAATCTTTAAATGCGTTACCTCTTATTGTAGCAAGAGCTTATCTTGGGACGCTTAACCATAGCTTTTTAACTTATTTTTATCTTAAAAGCCACGATATAAAACCTCTTGGCTTTATTTTAAATGGTTTTGATTATGAAGAACCCTCGCAATATTCAAATGCTGATATACTTCAAGATATGATAGAAGAGCATATTAACATATGGAAACTAGATAAAAACCCAGACAAAAATCAGAGAATTAACCTTGCAGAAAATATCTGGAAAAGTATTGCTAATTTTTAATTTTATTTTAAATTTATATTTATCACTTCGTTTTGGAGGTAAGTGCTTTGCAAACAGCTAAGAATATCCTTATTTGGTTTCTAATTATAGGTTTTATGATAGTGGCTTTTAATCTGTTTGAGGAAAAAGGTTCATCCTCACCAAGTGCAACTCCTATGTCTTTAACAACGTTGGTAAACATGGTAAAACAAAGCAAGATAGGTGAGGCTGATATCAAAGGCGATAAGATAATAGCTTATACCAAAGACGGCCAGAAAGTAGAAACCTATATTCCAAAAGGTTATACATCTATTATAGATGAAATGATAAAAGATGGAGTAAAGGTAAAAGCTTCCCCATCTGGCGGAGAAGATATATCCTCCAGTGGAAACTGGCTTGTATCAATGCTAATATCTTGGTTTCCAGTGCTTTTGTTTGCTGGTATTTGGATTTTAATGATGAGACAAATGGGAAATGGTGGACCCACAAGAGCTTTCTCTTTTGGAAAATCAAAGGCAAAAGTTTATATAGAAGAAAAACCAAACGTAAAGTTAGACAATGTAGCTGGTATGGATGAAGTTAAAGAAGAGGTGGCTGAAGTTATAGAATACTTAAAAGACCCAGCAAGATTTAGAAAATTAGGTGGTAGACCTCCAAAAGGCATACTATTTTATGGAGAACCAGGTGTTGGAAAGACCCTTTTGGCTAAGGCTCTTGCGGGAGAAGCACATGTACCTTTCATATCGGTATCTGGATCAGATTTTGTTGAGATGTTTGTAGGTGTAGGTGCAGCTAGAATGAGAGATACGTTCGAAACAGCTCGTAAAAATGCTCCTTGTATAGTATTTATAGATGAGATTGATGCGGTAGGAAGAACCAGAGGGGCTATCAACCTAGGTGGTAACGATGAAAGAGAGCAAACGTTAAACCAGCTTCTAGTCGAGATGGATGGCTTTGACACTTCTGAAGGCATACTCATAATAGCAGCTACAAATAGACCGGATATTTTAGACCCAGCCCTTTTAAGACCTGGAAGGTTTGATAGGCAAATATTTATTCCAAAGCCAGACGTAAAAGGAAGATACGAGATATTAAAAGTCCATGCTAAAAATAAACCACTTGCAAAGGATGTAGATTTGGAACTTATAGCAAGAGCAACACCAGGGTTTACTGGAGCTGACCTTGAGAACATATTAAACGAAGCGGCACTTTTGGCGGCTAGAAAAAGAAAAGATCTTATACATATGGAGGATTTGGAAGAGGCTATAGATAGAGTTATGATGGGATTGGAAAGAAGAGGTATGGCCATATCACCAAAAGAGAAAGAAAAAATAGCCGTTCATGAAGCAGGGCACGCTTTAATGGGACTTATGATGCCAAACGCTGATCCTCTTCACAAAGTTTCAATTATACCAAGAGGTATGGCTTTAGGAGTGACTACACAGCTTCCACTAGACGATAAGCATATTTACGACAAAGCAGATCTTCTTTCAAGAATACATATACTTATGGGTGGAAGATGTGCAGAGGAAGTGTTTTATGGTAAGGATGGTATAACTACAGGAGCAGAAAACGATCTTCAAAGAGCTACCGATTTAGCTTACCGTATAGTAGCTACTTGGGGAATGAGCGAAAATGTAGGACCAATATCTGTAAGAAGGAATATCAACCCTTTCCTTGGTGGTTCTACAGTCATGGAAGGTAGCCCAGATCTTCTAAAAGAGATAGACAAAGAAGTACAAAAACTCCTCGCATCTGCTTATGAAGAAACAAAAAGAGTTATAGCCGAGAACAAGGAAGCCTTAAGCAGTGTGGTCAAAAGACTAATAGAAAAAGAGACCATAGACTGTAAAGAGTTTGTAGAGATACTTAGCTTACACGGCGTTGAGATAAAAAATGCTTGTAAACAAGAGGAATCTTTAGAGAAAAAAGAAAATAACGTAGAGCCTAAAGTTGATAAAGATGTGGTTAACATATGAGGAAACCACTGTTGACAATAAATTTCTCATATTGTAAAATAGTTAGCTAGATTTTAAGAGGTGATTATATGGGACATACTATTACTGAAAAAATAATTGCAGATCATGCTGGGAAAAAGGAAGTGTTTCCTGGAGAGCTTGTTACTGCCAAAATAGATTTGGCAATGGCCAACGATGTCACTGCTCCTTTGTCCATAAAAACTTTAGAAAAATACGGCATAGAAAAAGTATTTGACAAGGACAAAATTGCACTTGTCCTATCTCATTTTGTTCCAGCAAAAGATATAAAATCTGCAGAACAAGCCAAAATAGTGAGAGATTTTGCTAAAAAACACAATATAAAATGGTTTTTTGGGGAAGGTGAAGGTATAGAGCATACATTGTTGCCAGAAAACGGAATAGTCGTGCCAGGTGATTTGGTAGTAGGAGCTGACTCTCATACTTGCACCTACGGAGGTATTGGAGCTTTTTCTACAGGTGTAGGAAGTACAGACTTAGCTTATGCTATAGCCACTGGCGAGATATGGTTAAAAGTGCCAGAATCGATGAAATTTATATTCTACGGAAAGCTTAATAAGTGGGTTAGTGGTAAAGATTTGATACTTTATACGATAGGTCAAATAGGTGTTGACGGTGCGCTTTACAGAGCTATGGAGTTTGACGGAGAAGCCATAAGAAGCTTGGACATATCCCAGAGACTAACCATAGCAAATATGGCGATAGAAGCTGGTGGAAAAAGCGGTATCATATCTCCAGATGAAAAAACCATAGAATATGTAGAAAAAAGAGCAAAGAAACCCTACAAGATATATCAAAGCGATAAAGATGCACACTATGTAGAAGTATACGAGTGGGATGCTTCTTCTATCGAACCTATGGTGGCATGGCCTTATTTACCATCAAATGTACATCCAGTATCTGAATCTACTCATATAACTATAGATCAGGCTTTTATAGGTTCTTGTACAAATGGTCGTATTGAGGATTTGAGAATAGCGGCAAGCATATTAAAGGGTAAAAAAGTTCATCCTTACACGAGATGCATTGTCATACCAGCTTCAAAAAATGTATACTTGCAAGCTCTTCATGAAGGTTTGATAGATATATTTATAGAAGCTGGGTGTGCCGTTAGCACATCAACATGTGGTCCTTGTTTAGGTGGGCATATGGGAATACTCGCTAAAGGAGAAAGATGTATATCTACTTCCAATAGAAACTTTCCTGGTCGTATGGGTCATCCACAAAGTGAAGCTTATTTGGCAAGCCCAGCCGTAGTTGCTGCGAGTGCTGTTTTGGGTAGAATTGCTCATCCTGAAGAAGTAGCTTCTGAAGTATTAGTATAAAGGAGGTAAATATGGATTTTCTTAAAAGCCTAACAATTAATCAAGGCCTAAGATTGTTATCTGGTAGTATGCTTCTTTTTATTTTCCTATTTGGTATATTGGGTTCTGATGTAGGTTTCCTTTGGAAACTTCTCATACTGTTTATGGCTATAAATCAAATACAATCTGCTTTTACAAATTGGTGCCCAGCCATTACAATGCTTAAGAATCTAGGGTTAAAAGAGGATTGTTAGGTATAGACATTGTAAAAAACATAAGGATA contains:
- the bioD gene encoding dethiobiotin synthase — translated: MILFISATDTGVGKTYISSILVEYLKNKGVNVDYIKPIETGVDEKPEDAYKISSILGKPWQESVIYTFKKPMSPYACSLDEKVDINVDKIVETIKEREQKASVLIVEGAGGIAVPIKVKPLIDYAYLIKSLNALPLIVARAYLGTLNHSFLTYFYLKSHDIKPLGFILNGFDYEEPSQYSNADILQDMIEEHINIWKLDKNPDKNQRINLAENIWKSIANF
- the ftsH gene encoding ATP-dependent zinc metalloprotease FtsH, whose product is MQTAKNILIWFLIIGFMIVAFNLFEEKGSSSPSATPMSLTTLVNMVKQSKIGEADIKGDKIIAYTKDGQKVETYIPKGYTSIIDEMIKDGVKVKASPSGGEDISSSGNWLVSMLISWFPVLLFAGIWILMMRQMGNGGPTRAFSFGKSKAKVYIEEKPNVKLDNVAGMDEVKEEVAEVIEYLKDPARFRKLGGRPPKGILFYGEPGVGKTLLAKALAGEAHVPFISVSGSDFVEMFVGVGAARMRDTFETARKNAPCIVFIDEIDAVGRTRGAINLGGNDEREQTLNQLLVEMDGFDTSEGILIIAATNRPDILDPALLRPGRFDRQIFIPKPDVKGRYEILKVHAKNKPLAKDVDLELIARATPGFTGADLENILNEAALLAARKRKDLIHMEDLEEAIDRVMMGLERRGMAISPKEKEKIAVHEAGHALMGLMMPNADPLHKVSIIPRGMALGVTTQLPLDDKHIYDKADLLSRIHILMGGRCAEEVFYGKDGITTGAENDLQRATDLAYRIVATWGMSENVGPISVRRNINPFLGGSTVMEGSPDLLKEIDKEVQKLLASAYEETKRVIAENKEALSSVVKRLIEKETIDCKEFVEILSLHGVEIKNACKQEESLEKKENNVEPKVDKDVVNI
- a CDS encoding DUF2892 domain-containing protein, whose translation is MDFLKSLTINQGLRLLSGSMLLFIFLFGILGSDVGFLWKLLILFMAINQIQSAFTNWCPAITMLKNLGLKEDC
- the leuC gene encoding 3-isopropylmalate dehydratase large subunit, translating into MGHTITEKIIADHAGKKEVFPGELVTAKIDLAMANDVTAPLSIKTLEKYGIEKVFDKDKIALVLSHFVPAKDIKSAEQAKIVRDFAKKHNIKWFFGEGEGIEHTLLPENGIVVPGDLVVGADSHTCTYGGIGAFSTGVGSTDLAYAIATGEIWLKVPESMKFIFYGKLNKWVSGKDLILYTIGQIGVDGALYRAMEFDGEAIRSLDISQRLTIANMAIEAGGKSGIISPDEKTIEYVEKRAKKPYKIYQSDKDAHYVEVYEWDASSIEPMVAWPYLPSNVHPVSESTHITIDQAFIGSCTNGRIEDLRIAASILKGKKVHPYTRCIVIPASKNVYLQALHEGLIDIFIEAGCAVSTSTCGPCLGGHMGILAKGERCISTSNRNFPGRMGHPQSEAYLASPAVVAASAVLGRIAHPEEVASEVLV